In one window of Mucilaginibacter auburnensis DNA:
- a CDS encoding chloride channel protein yields MELPVIIKNSGARVRAHLKASYDRLNNEQLRRNILQAVPFWIASVITGLIAVIYAKLFSMAEGVTHFIFTYDAWLIFIVSPVCFVIAWWMVKKYAPYARGSGIPQVAAALEMSTPRNEKLVDKLLSVRIIVVKLFSSLIMAMGGAAVGREGPTIQIAASVFRKINNNLPAWWPKIAKSNVIVAGAAAGLAAAFNTPLGGIVFAIEELTKTHFSYFKTAIFSSVIIAGLTAQGIIGPYLYLGYPAIGGLSGFILVDVVLVALLAGLGGSAMTKIILGIFAWKRKLRTTYQMIAFAAVCALLLAALAYFIDRGTMGSGKELMERTLFTTDKHVEWYTPLLRIIGPLLSFTTGGAGGVFAPALSAGAAIGAMVSGWFTLAGPDTNLLILAGMVAFLTGVTRSPFTSAILVLEMTDRHNVIFHLILAGMVASLVSLLIDKHSFYDHMKNMYIRELEAEPKEPVAAPPKPADI; encoded by the coding sequence TTTGGATAGCCTCTGTAATTACCGGTCTGATAGCTGTTATTTATGCCAAATTGTTTTCAATGGCTGAGGGGGTAACCCACTTCATTTTTACGTATGATGCATGGCTGATATTTATTGTTTCGCCTGTTTGTTTTGTAATAGCATGGTGGATGGTGAAAAAATACGCGCCTTATGCGCGGGGGAGCGGCATTCCACAGGTGGCGGCGGCGCTTGAAATGAGCACCCCGCGAAATGAGAAATTGGTTGACAAGCTTTTAAGTGTCCGTATAATTGTTGTTAAACTATTTTCGAGTTTAATTATGGCTATGGGCGGGGCGGCAGTAGGTAGGGAGGGCCCAACCATACAAATTGCGGCATCTGTTTTCAGAAAGATCAACAATAATTTACCGGCATGGTGGCCTAAAATTGCTAAAAGTAATGTTATAGTAGCCGGTGCTGCAGCAGGTTTGGCGGCGGCATTTAACACCCCTTTAGGTGGGATCGTATTCGCGATTGAAGAACTGACCAAAACGCATTTCAGCTATTTTAAAACAGCTATATTTTCATCGGTAATTATTGCAGGCTTAACCGCGCAAGGCATAATTGGCCCGTACTTGTACCTAGGTTATCCCGCTATAGGTGGTTTGTCGGGCTTTATTTTAGTAGATGTTGTTTTGGTAGCCTTGCTTGCAGGTTTGGGTGGAAGCGCAATGACCAAAATTATATTAGGAATTTTTGCATGGAAGCGCAAACTGCGCACTACCTATCAAATGATAGCATTTGCCGCTGTATGCGCTTTGCTTTTGGCAGCATTAGCTTATTTTATTGACAGGGGTACCATGGGCTCTGGTAAGGAGCTAATGGAACGTACTCTTTTCACTACCGATAAGCACGTTGAATGGTATACGCCTTTATTGCGAATAATAGGGCCGCTTTTATCATTTACCACAGGCGGAGCTGGTGGCGTTTTTGCTCCGGCGCTTAGTGCAGGGGCTGCCATCGGCGCAATGGTGTCGGGTTGGTTTACTTTAGCCGGGCCAGATACAAACTTGCTTATACTGGCGGGTATGGTTGCTTTTCTTACAGGTGTAACCAGGTCGCCTTTTACATCTGCCATATTGGTGCTTGAAATGACTGATCGCCACAATGTTATATTCCACCTGATATTGGCCGGGATGGTTGCAAGCTTAGTGTCATTGCTAATTGATAAACACTCCTTTTATGATCATATGAAGAATATGTACATACGAGAGTTAGAAGCAGAACCTAAAGAGCCGGTGGCTGCACCACCCAAGCCGGCTGACATATAA